CAGCAAAATGTTGTATGTAATTGAGGAAATGTATCACATGCAGTTTAGGAGAAAAAGGATTGTTTAGCATTACGTCTCAAAAACGGAATTATAAGCTTCTAAGGGTCCTTAAAGAACATCAGGGAAACCTAACACATTTAATCTACCAAAAACTTCTTCAATTGTCCATCAAATCTTTGAAAATACTCTTATTAGTATTTCCTCCCAAAACCTCCTGCACCGCGACCATACGTTGGAAGAGCTGCTACTGCCTGTGGCTCAGCAGCCTGCTTGACAACACCAGGAAGATCAGACATGCCGAGGGCTGAAAGCATGTCAAGGGTctccttgtcaacttcaatgaGGTCAGTTTTAATGGCAGACTCATCAGGAACAAAGTCCATACGTCTCTCACGCTCCTCCTCCTGCAGTTTCAGGGAGATACCTCGAACGGGTCCCTTCTGGATCCGTTTCATGAGGTGGGTGGAGAAACCAGCAATCTTGTTGCGGAGACGCTTGGAAGGAATTATGGCAACTTCCTCCAGGATCTTCTTGTTTGTGTGGAAATCCAAAGTCATTTTGGAGTAATACCTCTCAATTACCTGTCGAGATGACTTCTTCACTGTCTTGGTGCGTACACGACCCATCCTTTCAGATTGTCCTTGGACCAAACCTGCTTTTCACTGAGAAGAATATTTGATGATGCAAACTTCATTTTCGTAAGAATCTGAATATTTCTATCAAATTGCTGTAACTTATTGAATCTCAACATACAAAGTCCCTGTAAAGCATATTCCCTACAAACACTGGAAAACATACGTTCCAGCTTAATGGCATAAACACATATGCTCTCGGGTCTGCAAATAGTTTTCAAGCTCAAGGAAACCCTTTTTCACCAGTGCCTGAATCTAAAAGAACACGTTTTCATCTTCTCTTTTGTTCTCAGACAGCAGATGGAGATAGCAAATATATCTCCAGAGTCCAGACCAATTTGAAAGGGGATAGGCCGAGAAAAGGCATCTCCCCTAAGACGACTATTATGACAGGAGACTTCTAAATCCTCAGACTGACCTG
The sequence above is drawn from the Nicotiana tabacum cultivar K326 chromosome 13, ASM71507v2, whole genome shotgun sequence genome and encodes:
- the LOC107769059 gene encoding small ribosomal subunit protein eS17 yields the protein MGRVRTKTVKKSSRQVIERYYSKMTLDFHTNKKILEEVAIIPSKRLRNKIAGFSTHLMKRIQKGPVRGISLKLQEEERERRMDFVPDESAIKTDLIEVDKETLDMLSALGMSDLPGVVKQAAEPQAVAALPTYGRGAGGFGRKY